The DNA window CAGCGACTGGGTGAACCGCTCCTTTGATTGACAGATCTCAGAACAAATCTCCTCCTGGAAGAGCAGCTTTGGGGGCGGGGCCACTTTGTCCGGAGGGGGCGGGATCTCAGTGTGGTCTGAGGGAgaagaaacattttattttgaaatgtgggAACTTCCTGCAGGACAGCGAGACTTCGGGTGTCATTTGCATGAACTAAAATATGAACCCAGCTCAGACAGGAACCCACCGTATGTGAAGTTGCGGCTGTCGTCCAGCTCGGTGCCGTTAATTCCAGACCAGGTCGACTCGTCCAACGAGGCCGGGCCTTCTTGGGTGGTCCTGGCCcagtcctggtcctggtcttgGTTTTGGTTCTGTCCTGTCCTGAACACGCCTCTGAAGACTTTCTCGTCCAGCCAGGACTGGCAGCTCTCCGTCACGTCGCTCAGCAGGCGAGCCAGAGAGCTGCGAGGCCGCCGCCTGCGCCGGAAAACcctgagagaagaagaatgagGTTTAAACTGGGATTATGTCCATCTGATATTCCAGTAGTGCTAACCCTAGACTAGAGGTTTAAACTGGGATTATGTTCAGGTGATATTCCAGTAGTGCTAACCCTAGACTAGaggttttattcattttacaaaCTGCTCTCACCTGACGAGGTTCTCCTTGTAGGACACGCTGGTTTTGCAGGGAGTCAGCGACACGTTGCCGTCATCGTCCCAGGAGAAGCTGTCCTCGGTGACGCTGTAGTATCCGTTGGTGAGGAGGCGCGGCGAGCGGCGGCAGGAGCACGGATCGCTGCCGTCCACAGACGAGTAACAGACGTACGAGGAGtcgggagagaggagagacaggtcGAGGCTGAGGGACACACAGACGGGagggaataaaataataatctggaAGAGACTCCTGCAGACTTAATCAaatttaattataacattttagtcgcctaaaaatgtcttattcagcgtttggttgtactcagctccaccctctcgcgtcttctggttgcaaaaaagcaaggaggttaaataacgctccaaaattacacaaaattttggcgaggaaaaactgtcacatccatcttcaaaggggtcccttgacctctgacctccagatcagtgaatgtaaatgggttctatgggtacccacgagtctcccctttacagacatgcccactttatgatcatcacatgcagtttggggcaagtcatagtcaagtcagcacactcattaatcacgattaactattttaattgattgacagccctaacttttAATAGTTCATTTAACCGTTTAGCATTAAAcggtaaaaaaatcttaatgtcggttaacggttaattattaacgtCCCTATTAATTATATAAGTTCAACACTTCTGTGACagcagaaaaatacatttagtCCCccaaaaaggttttttttttacctgtgacAGGAGTGATTGGCCCGCAACCTTCGTTTTATTGGAGAACCTGAACAacagaaatcagaaaaaaagatcatgtAAGTAACAAAACTAACAAGCAGGTAAAAGACGTTCACGTTTGTTCTGTGAAGCCGAC is part of the Sebastes umbrosus isolate fSebUmb1 chromosome 12, fSebUmb1.pri, whole genome shotgun sequence genome and encodes:
- the tmem71 gene encoding transmembrane protein 71, which gives rise to MSLFFSGAVTSSPIKRRLRANHSCHSLDLSLLSPDSSYVCYSSVDGSDPCSCRRSPRLLTNGYYSVTEDSFSWDDDGNVSLTPCKTSVSYKENLVRVFRRRRRPRSSLARLLSDVTESCQSWLDEKVFRGVFRTGQNQNQDQDQDWARTTQEGPASLDESTWSGINGTELDDSRNFTYDHTEIPPPPDKVAPPPKLLFQEEICSEICQSKERFTQSLGGLSEVPPPSPFYTNSCCQASPEHAGLTLKALLLFIFTIFIFTALYSGCLLWSATVASTAFMMITTFMLLTKSGPMGEWRRAKTEDITSRNE